From a single Paludibacter jiangxiensis genomic region:
- the secG gene encoding preprotein translocase subunit SecG, translating into MYILATILIVLAAILMVLVVLVQNSKGGGLVSGFSSSNQIMGVRKTTDFLEKATWVLAITIVVLSVVATGYVEKQSMQVGSDVTEGASAAQQQEASKTKIPNFNENAKPQSQPQQQPAQPAQPAK; encoded by the coding sequence ATGTACATTTTAGCAACTATTTTGATTGTTTTGGCAGCCATTTTGATGGTACTTGTCGTATTGGTTCAAAACTCCAAAGGCGGCGGGTTAGTATCTGGTTTTTCATCTTCCAACCAAATTATGGGTGTTCGTAAAACCACAGACTTCCTTGAAAAAGCAACCTGGGTGTTAGCAATTACAATCGTGGTACTGAGCGTAGTAGCTACAGGTTATGTAGAAAAACAATCTATGCAGGTAGGTTCTGATGTAACCGAAGGTGCAAGCGCAGCTCAACAACAGGAAGCTTCAAAAACTAAAATCCCGAATTTCAACGAAAACGCTAAGCCTCAATCGCAACCTCAGCAACAACCGGCTCAGCCTGCCCAACCGGCAAAATAA
- the ruvX gene encoding Holliday junction resolvase RuvX, producing the protein MGRILAIDYGQKRVGIAVTDILRITANGLTTVPVAQIFEFLTDYFTKEQVDTVVVGLPKQMNNQPSESMRFITPFVNGFKKRFPAMTIEMYDERFTSVLAHKAMLDGGLKKKARQDKSLVDQISATIILQSYLESKRQF; encoded by the coding sequence ATGGGCAGAATACTCGCCATTGATTACGGACAAAAACGCGTCGGAATCGCAGTTACCGATATACTGCGCATCACGGCTAACGGACTGACAACAGTACCTGTTGCGCAGATATTTGAGTTTTTGACAGACTATTTTACCAAAGAGCAGGTAGACACGGTAGTGGTAGGCTTACCCAAGCAAATGAACAACCAACCGTCGGAATCGATGCGTTTTATAACTCCGTTTGTCAATGGATTTAAAAAGCGGTTTCCTGCAATGACAATAGAGATGTATGATGAGCGTTTCACTTCCGTGTTGGCACACAAAGCCATGCTCGATGGAGGACTAAAGAAAAAAGCCCGTCAGGACAAATCGTTGGTCGATCAAATCAGTGCCACCATCATTTTGCAATCGTATCTTGAAAGCAAAAGACAATTTTGA
- a CDS encoding TIGR01777 family oxidoreductase, with amino-acid sequence MATILITGGTGLIGNYLSRFLKEKGHTVALLSRSGKHSEEFPVYFWDIDKQIIDPKAITSADYIIHLAGENIGAKRWTEERKKEIISSRILPTQLLFDAISKSSHKPAAFISASAIGYYGAVTSSHIFTETDPAANDFLGHTCRQWESEVDRFQELAIRVVKIRTGIALTSAGGALEKIKKPVALGLGAPLGSGNQYMPWIHIDDLCHIYLKAIEDATMQGAYNAVAPEHATNRELMEAIARVLHKKIRLPKIPSTVLKLALGPMSEMLLTGSRVSSEKLIESGFQFRFANLQGSLTDLLKKEIRL; translated from the coding sequence ATGGCAACAATCCTCATTACCGGTGGCACTGGTCTTATCGGCAATTATCTCTCGCGGTTTCTCAAAGAAAAAGGCCACACGGTTGCCCTGCTGAGTCGTTCGGGCAAGCATTCGGAAGAATTTCCTGTCTATTTCTGGGACATCGACAAACAAATTATCGACCCGAAAGCTATCACTTCGGCCGACTATATCATCCACCTTGCCGGAGAAAACATAGGGGCAAAACGATGGACGGAAGAACGCAAAAAAGAGATTATCTCCAGCAGGATTCTGCCAACACAGCTTCTTTTCGATGCCATATCGAAAAGCTCGCATAAACCCGCAGCTTTTATTTCAGCTTCTGCCATAGGATATTATGGTGCCGTCACTTCATCGCATATCTTTACCGAGACAGATCCGGCGGCAAACGACTTTTTGGGCCATACCTGTCGCCAGTGGGAAAGCGAAGTTGACCGTTTTCAGGAACTCGCAATCAGAGTTGTCAAAATCAGAACCGGAATTGCCTTAACCTCTGCGGGAGGAGCTCTCGAGAAGATAAAAAAGCCTGTAGCCCTCGGACTTGGTGCTCCCTTAGGCTCTGGCAATCAATATATGCCTTGGATACACATTGACGATTTGTGCCATATCTATCTGAAAGCCATTGAGGATGCAACCATGCAAGGAGCTTATAATGCAGTAGCTCCGGAGCATGCAACCAACCGAGAGCTAATGGAAGCCATTGCCCGGGTGTTGCACAAAAAAATCCGTCTTCCGAAAATACCATCCACCGTGCTCAAATTAGCTTTGGGGCCAATGTCCGAAATGCTATTAACCGGAAGCCGTGTTTCGTCCGAAAAACTAATTGAGTCAGGCTTTCAATTCCGTTTCGCTAACCTTCAAGGTTCACTTACTGATTTATTAAAAAAAGAAATCCGGTTATAA
- the pyrB gene encoding aspartate carbamoyltransferase, translating into MQKSLVSITDYSKEEMLRILDYAAEFEKNPNQHILDGKVVATLFFEPSTRTRLSFETAVNRLGGRIIGFSDASTSSSSKGETLKDTIKMVSNYADLIVMRHPLEGAARYASEVAKVPVINAGDGSNQHPTQTLLDLYSIRKTQGRLTDLNIYMVGDLKYGRTVHSLLMAMAHFKPTFHFIAPDELKMPNEYKQFCDEQNIPYFEHKELNENINEADILYMTRVQRERFTDLMEYEKVKNVYTLKSKMLENTRDNLRILHPLPRVTEIDYDVDDSEKAYYFDQAQNGLYVRQAVISCSLGLL; encoded by the coding sequence ATGCAAAAAAGTTTAGTATCCATTACCGATTACTCCAAAGAAGAGATGCTTCGGATTTTGGACTATGCGGCGGAATTTGAAAAAAATCCCAACCAACACATTTTGGATGGCAAAGTGGTAGCCACCCTTTTTTTTGAGCCCTCAACACGGACTCGCCTGAGTTTTGAAACTGCCGTAAACCGCCTGGGCGGACGTATTATCGGATTTTCAGATGCGTCTACTTCCAGCTCTTCAAAAGGAGAGACACTGAAAGACACCATTAAAATGGTGAGTAACTATGCCGACCTTATTGTGATGCGCCATCCGCTCGAAGGAGCGGCACGTTACGCTTCGGAAGTAGCTAAAGTTCCGGTTATCAACGCCGGTGACGGTTCTAACCAACACCCGACACAAACTTTGTTGGATTTGTATTCAATCCGCAAAACGCAGGGACGCCTCACCGATCTGAATATTTACATGGTAGGTGACCTGAAATATGGACGTACGGTACACTCGCTGCTAATGGCAATGGCCCATTTCAAACCGACTTTCCATTTCATTGCTCCCGATGAATTGAAAATGCCGAATGAATACAAACAGTTTTGCGACGAACAAAACATCCCGTATTTCGAACATAAAGAATTGAACGAAAACATCAACGAAGCCGACATTTTGTATATGACCCGTGTACAACGGGAACGCTTTACCGACCTGATGGAATACGAAAAGGTGAAGAACGTCTATACCTTGAAAAGCAAAATGCTCGAGAACACCCGCGACAATTTGCGTATTCTCCACCCGCTACCCCGTGTGACCGAAATTGACTATGATGTGGACGACAGCGAAAAAGCATACTATTTTGATCAGGCTCAGAACGGACTTTACGTTCGCCAGGCTGTTATTTCCTGTTCTCTCGGATTATTGTAA
- the def gene encoding peptide deformylase, whose product MIYPIYTYGQPVLRKVAEPIDANYPDLKKVIDNMFDTLYHSDGIGLAAPQVGLSIRLIVIDLAPLSETKTELRDFKKVLINAEILERSGEEVKEEEGCLSLPGIQEYVPRSNKITIRYCDENFTEHIESYEDYTARVIQHEYDHIDGHMFIDHISPIRRQLIKGKLLAISKGTVKCSYKIKPVK is encoded by the coding sequence GTGATTTATCCTATCTACACTTACGGCCAACCTGTTTTAAGAAAAGTAGCAGAACCAATCGACGCCAACTATCCGGATCTAAAGAAAGTAATCGACAATATGTTCGACACACTCTATCATTCTGACGGCATCGGTCTTGCTGCACCTCAGGTTGGACTTTCCATAAGACTTATCGTAATTGATTTAGCTCCGCTTTCAGAAACAAAAACAGAACTTCGTGATTTCAAGAAAGTACTTATCAATGCAGAAATTCTTGAACGCAGCGGAGAAGAAGTCAAAGAGGAAGAAGGCTGTCTGAGTCTTCCCGGAATTCAGGAATATGTTCCCAGAAGTAATAAAATCACCATTCGTTATTGTGACGAAAACTTCACAGAACATATCGAATCGTACGAAGATTATACTGCGAGAGTTATTCAACATGAGTACGATCACATTGACGGACACATGTTTATCGATCACATTTCACCTATCCGCCGCCAGTTAATCAAAGGAAAATTGTTAGCAATAAGCAAAGGAACGGTAAAATGCAGTTATAAGATTAAGCCTGTAAAATAA
- the bla gene encoding subclass B1 metallo-beta-lactamase, whose protein sequence is MKIRSIILFILILLQSPVAGQNATNKIKISDDIDLIRLSPNAYIHVSRASMGSFGMVSSNGLIFIEKGKAFLFDTPANNTQTRTLVKWVEDSLHVRFAGFVPNHWHEDCMGGLGYLKTRHIPSYANQMTIALAKQHHLPVPDKGFKDSLILHLGNKRVECYYPGKGHSTDNIVVWIPSEKILFAGCMVKEMKANTKGNLSDADVKAWPATIKKVMARFQSARIVIPGHGEAGGFELLQHTIEVVCK, encoded by the coding sequence ATGAAAATAAGATCAATTATCCTGTTTATTCTCATATTGTTGCAAAGTCCGGTAGCGGGACAAAACGCAACAAATAAAATCAAAATTTCCGACGACATTGATCTGATCCGGCTTTCACCCAACGCCTATATTCACGTGTCGAGGGCTTCTATGGGCTCATTCGGGATGGTTTCATCTAACGGATTGATTTTTATTGAAAAAGGCAAAGCATTCCTTTTCGACACTCCTGCCAACAACACTCAAACAAGGACATTGGTAAAATGGGTGGAGGATTCGCTACATGTCAGATTTGCCGGATTCGTACCCAACCACTGGCATGAGGACTGTATGGGAGGGCTTGGCTACCTCAAAACACGTCACATTCCATCGTATGCCAACCAGATGACCATCGCTCTTGCCAAACAACATCACCTTCCCGTTCCGGATAAAGGATTCAAAGATTCGCTGATTCTGCATCTTGGTAACAAAAGGGTAGAATGTTATTATCCGGGTAAAGGCCATTCCACAGACAATATCGTGGTATGGATTCCATCCGAAAAAATATTGTTTGCCGGCTGCATGGTAAAAGAGATGAAGGCAAATACCAAAGGCAATCTCTCGGATGCAGACGTAAAAGCCTGGCCTGCTACTATCAAAAAAGTGATGGCAAGATTTCAATCTGCCCGCATCGTGATTCCCGGACACGGAGAGGCCGGAGGGTTTGAATTGTTGCAACACACCATAGAAGTCGTCTGCAAATAG
- a CDS encoding shikimate kinase, with translation MHPIFLVGYMGSGKSTVGKMLSARLGLQLVDLDTFIESRFHKTIAQLFEERGESGFRDLEHAMLQEVCGFEDTVIATGGGAACFHDNMKLMNEAGMTIYLRAPVDILVERLKHGRSQRPLVSQKTDAELHLFIDEMLQARDPFYSQAQMIVDSKAVLDFSFVDDIVTRVEERAG, from the coding sequence ATGCATCCGATTTTTCTTGTAGGATATATGGGTAGCGGTAAGTCAACTGTCGGAAAAATGCTTTCGGCACGACTGGGCTTACAGCTTGTTGATCTCGATACGTTTATTGAAAGCCGTTTTCATAAAACCATTGCACAGCTTTTTGAAGAGAGGGGAGAAAGCGGATTTCGCGATCTTGAACATGCGATGTTGCAGGAAGTGTGCGGATTTGAAGATACGGTGATAGCAACAGGCGGTGGTGCTGCCTGTTTTCACGATAATATGAAATTGATGAACGAGGCCGGGATGACAATCTATTTACGTGCTCCGGTGGATATTTTGGTTGAGAGACTTAAGCACGGACGTTCTCAGCGTCCCCTGGTAAGCCAAAAAACAGACGCAGAGCTTCATTTGTTCATCGATGAGATGTTGCAAGCCCGCGACCCGTTTTATTCTCAGGCACAAATGATTGTCGATTCTAAAGCGGTGCTCGATTTCAGCTTTGTCGACGATATTGTGACCCGGGTGGAGGAGAGAGCCGGTTAA
- the pyrI gene encoding aspartate carbamoyltransferase regulatory subunit encodes MSKTENKQVKIVAAIKDGTVIDRIPSDKLFKVASILHIEELSNQITVGNNLESQELGTKGIIKVSDKFFSDKDINKIALIAPNAKLNVIRDYVVVEKKTLKLPSVLEDIVKCVNPNCITNHEPMMTRFHVEDNHTLTLRCEYCERVMSGDEVKIL; translated from the coding sequence ATGAGCAAAACAGAAAACAAGCAGGTGAAAATTGTTGCCGCCATCAAAGACGGCACAGTGATCGACCGTATTCCCTCCGACAAACTATTCAAGGTTGCATCGATCCTGCACATAGAGGAATTATCAAATCAGATTACGGTTGGTAATAATCTTGAAAGTCAGGAATTGGGAACAAAAGGCATCATAAAGGTGTCTGACAAGTTCTTTTCCGACAAAGACATTAATAAAATTGCACTGATTGCCCCGAATGCCAAACTGAACGTCATTCGTGATTATGTGGTAGTTGAAAAAAAGACCTTAAAGCTACCGTCTGTTCTTGAGGACATCGTAAAATGTGTCAATCCTAATTGCATCACCAACCATGAGCCGATGATGACTCGTTTTCATGTGGAAGATAACCACACACTGACTCTCCGTTGTGAATACTGCGAAAGAGTAATGAGCGGCGACGAGGTAAAAATTCTGTAA
- a CDS encoding NCS2 family permease, with protein sequence MLDRFFKLTDNKTNVRTEVIAGVTTFMTMAYILFLNPNILSVTGMDKNAVFFATAVGAGIVTIAMGLIANFPMALAPGMGLNALFATVAVAGVGMMSWQVGLGAVFISGIIFIILTVTRVRQILVVAVPTSMKLAITVGIGLFITIIGLKLSEVMTVSTAAIQPTMDAMGKNGGHALLKFFEWNVGIGSFKNPSMLLCIIGLTITAILMARKIKGALLIGIVVTTLIGIPMGVTVIPANFTFFALPDFHNLAVGALDIKGAFSMGIWTVVFTFTFVELFDTFGTLVGTANKAGLIDKDGNSPKIGKAMLVDAIGVSFGALMGTSTITTYVESAAGIGEGGRTGLTAITTGLLFLLALLIAPLAQLIPDAATAPALIIVGVLMASSIVDIDFKDFTEGFPAFMTFALMPFTYSIANGIAGGIVFYTILKVVTGQGKKVHWMMYLLFALVVARYIFLSE encoded by the coding sequence ATGCTGGATCGTTTTTTCAAGCTCACCGACAATAAAACCAACGTTCGCACGGAGGTGATTGCCGGTGTCACCACATTTATGACGATGGCATATATCTTGTTCCTTAATCCGAACATTCTTTCGGTAACCGGAATGGATAAAAATGCCGTGTTCTTCGCTACTGCCGTTGGTGCAGGTATCGTAACTATCGCAATGGGTCTGATTGCCAACTTCCCGATGGCATTGGCTCCTGGTATGGGTCTCAACGCACTGTTTGCTACCGTTGCCGTAGCAGGTGTTGGTATGATGTCATGGCAAGTAGGGCTGGGCGCTGTATTTATTTCGGGTATCATCTTTATCATTCTCACGGTAACCCGCGTCCGACAAATACTGGTTGTAGCCGTTCCTACCTCCATGAAACTGGCAATTACGGTCGGTATCGGGTTGTTTATCACCATCATTGGGTTGAAGCTTTCCGAAGTAATGACCGTTAGCACAGCTGCTATTCAACCTACAATGGATGCAATGGGTAAAAACGGCGGTCATGCGCTGCTGAAATTCTTCGAGTGGAATGTTGGTATCGGTTCTTTCAAGAATCCATCCATGTTACTCTGCATCATCGGCCTTACCATCACAGCCATTTTGATGGCCCGTAAAATAAAAGGAGCTTTATTAATCGGTATCGTGGTTACCACCCTGATCGGAATTCCAATGGGTGTTACCGTTATTCCGGCTAACTTCACCTTCTTTGCATTGCCCGATTTCCACAACCTGGCAGTTGGCGCACTCGACATCAAAGGCGCATTCAGCATGGGTATCTGGACGGTAGTGTTCACCTTTACTTTCGTTGAATTGTTCGATACATTCGGAACGCTGGTCGGAACTGCCAACAAAGCAGGCCTGATCGACAAAGACGGTAACTCTCCCAAAATCGGAAAAGCGATGCTGGTAGATGCTATCGGGGTATCGTTTGGTGCATTGATGGGAACATCAACCATCACCACGTACGTGGAAAGTGCAGCCGGTATCGGCGAAGGTGGCCGCACAGGTCTTACCGCCATCACCACCGGTTTGCTCTTCCTGTTGGCGCTGTTGATTGCTCCGCTGGCTCAGCTGATTCCTGATGCTGCCACTGCTCCCGCATTGATTATCGTGGGTGTTTTGATGGCCTCGTCTATCGTTGATATCGACTTCAAAGACTTTACCGAAGGTTTTCCTGCATTCATGACTTTTGCCCTGATGCCTTTCACTTATAGCATCGCAAATGGTATTGCAGGCGGTATTGTTTTCTATACAATTTTGAAAGTTGTAACCGGTCAGGGCAAGAAAGTACACTGGATGATGTACCTGCTCTTCGCACTGGTAGTAGCCCGTTACATATTCCTGAGCGAATAA
- the aroB gene encoding 3-dehydroquinate synthase, producing MDKSVIITSNLTQEINNQIERLSPDSVFLLADTNTYRLCLPLLAKDNNMAAYPIIEIPAGDENKNLNSLSIVWEYLSSHGATRKSLLINIGGGMTTDLGGFAASTFKRGIQYINVPTSLLGAVDAAVGGKTGINFNGLKNEVGVIQSADAVILYPEFFRTLDTKNILSGYAEMLKHALLKSEQEWKDVVSFDFDNINYDLLGELTQRSIAVKEAIVAQDPTEQNIRKALNLGHTFGHAFESFSYTSEQPLLHGYAVAFGMICEIYLSLKKLGFPATILSQLVQLVKENYGIVQYSCKNYDTLYELMTHDKKNDRSGINFTLMGGIGDIRINQHATKEEIFEAFDFLADCLGI from the coding sequence ATGGACAAATCAGTTATCATTACCAGCAACCTGACACAGGAAATAAACAATCAAATAGAACGTCTTTCTCCTGATTCGGTATTTCTTTTGGCAGACACAAATACTTATCGTCTTTGCCTCCCCCTGCTGGCGAAAGATAACAATATGGCGGCTTATCCTATCATTGAAATACCAGCCGGCGACGAAAACAAAAATCTGAACTCGTTGTCAATCGTTTGGGAATATCTTTCGTCTCACGGAGCTACCCGCAAATCATTATTAATTAATATAGGTGGCGGTATGACTACCGATTTGGGAGGTTTCGCTGCATCTACGTTCAAACGGGGCATTCAGTACATCAACGTCCCCACAAGCCTGCTGGGAGCTGTTGATGCAGCTGTAGGCGGAAAAACAGGCATCAACTTCAACGGGCTCAAGAATGAAGTCGGAGTAATACAATCGGCAGATGCCGTAATTCTCTATCCCGAATTCTTCCGCACATTGGATACTAAAAACATCCTGTCGGGATATGCAGAAATGTTGAAACATGCTTTGTTGAAATCGGAACAAGAGTGGAAAGATGTCGTTTCTTTTGATTTCGACAACATCAACTACGATCTTCTCGGCGAACTAACGCAACGCTCAATTGCCGTAAAAGAAGCCATTGTGGCGCAAGATCCTACAGAACAGAATATCCGCAAAGCGCTTAATTTGGGACACACTTTCGGTCATGCTTTCGAAAGCTTCTCTTATACATCGGAACAACCACTGCTACACGGTTACGCCGTGGCATTCGGAATGATTTGCGAAATTTATCTATCTCTGAAAAAGCTGGGCTTCCCGGCAACCATACTTTCACAGCTCGTACAACTTGTGAAAGAGAACTATGGGATAGTGCAATATAGTTGCAAAAACTACGACACACTGTATGAGCTGATGACTCACGACAAAAAGAATGATCGTTCGGGGATTAATTTTACGCTGATGGGCGGCATTGGAGATATTCGCATCAACCAACATGCCACCAAAGAAGAAATTTTTGAAGCATTCGACTTCTTAGCCGACTGTTTGGGAATTTGA
- a CDS encoding DUF5020 family protein: MKKILTLAVVLMAAVTMNAQTDVQALYHFKNGEKHLTSTVEMFKTDNHGSNYFFVDMDYGVGSVKGVSSAYWEISRGIKFWKSPFEIHVEYDGGLGQYYTPVGNGAYTINDAWLFGGQYTWNTADFSKIFTLQAMYKTIRDKNKASFQLTGVWTLKFFKDKFTASGFADFWKEDNSYADGRTSKYVFVSQPQFWYNVDSHFSVGSEIDLSCSFAGNRKFYFDPTLAAKWTF; the protein is encoded by the coding sequence ATGAAAAAAATTCTGACTTTAGCTGTAGTATTAATGGCAGCTGTAACCATGAATGCGCAGACCGATGTGCAGGCTCTTTACCATTTCAAAAATGGCGAAAAACACCTCACTTCAACCGTCGAAATGTTCAAAACCGACAATCACGGTAGCAACTATTTCTTCGTTGATATGGATTATGGTGTTGGAAGTGTAAAAGGTGTCAGCTCTGCTTATTGGGAAATCTCCCGCGGCATCAAATTCTGGAAATCACCGTTCGAAATCCACGTAGAATATGATGGCGGTTTAGGTCAGTATTATACTCCGGTAGGAAACGGAGCCTACACCATTAACGATGCATGGTTGTTTGGTGGACAGTACACATGGAACACAGCCGATTTCTCTAAAATCTTCACGCTTCAGGCTATGTACAAGACGATCCGCGACAAAAACAAAGCTTCGTTCCAGCTCACCGGTGTTTGGACATTGAAATTCTTCAAAGACAAATTTACAGCCAGTGGTTTTGCCGATTTCTGGAAAGAAGACAATTCATATGCTGATGGCAGAACCAGCAAATATGTGTTTGTTTCTCAACCTCAGTTCTGGTACAACGTAGACAGCCACTTCTCTGTAGGTAGCGAAATTGACCTGAGCTGCAGCTTTGCCGGTAACAGAAAATTCTATTTCGATCCGACTCTGGCCGCTAAATGGACATTCTAA
- a CDS encoding LptE family protein — MPYSSKHICSKSGCFRFLAVICIGLLVNACSISYKFNGSSIDYTKTKTITIADFPNNATLVYPQLASKLNTALKDFFNRRTKLQQVKRNGDMQIEGEITDYRLTPLSIQANALAAQTQLTMTVRFKYTNTKNPKDDLETTLSASQTFDSSKMLTAVQEALADEMVKEITEKIYNQTVARW, encoded by the coding sequence ATGCCTTATTCATCCAAACATATTTGCTCGAAAAGCGGATGCTTCCGTTTCCTGGCTGTCATCTGCATCGGACTGCTGGTAAATGCGTGCTCTATTTCGTATAAATTCAACGGATCATCCATCGATTATACGAAAACCAAAACAATCACCATTGCCGACTTTCCAAACAACGCGACGTTGGTTTACCCGCAATTGGCATCGAAACTCAATACCGCGCTCAAAGATTTCTTTAACCGCAGAACAAAATTACAGCAGGTTAAACGCAATGGAGACATGCAAATAGAGGGTGAAATTACGGATTACAGGCTGACTCCATTATCAATACAGGCAAATGCTTTGGCTGCACAAACGCAGCTTACAATGACGGTAAGGTTCAAATATACCAATACCAAGAATCCGAAAGATGATTTAGAGACCACGCTCTCGGCCTCTCAGACATTCGACAGTTCCAAGATGCTGACTGCTGTTCAGGAAGCGCTTGCAGATGAGATGGTAAAAGAAATTACCGAAAAGATATACAACCAAACAGTGGCAAGATGGTAA